TTTCATTGAAACCTCCTCTTAATATCAAACCCGCATTGTGTATAAAATGCTTTTCCAATCGGGTTTACTTGTTTGTAAATTTGCCTTAGAACAGAAAAACCCAGAAATCTAATGTTAACTATTTTTTTAACAATCACAAAAACTCCTTTCATTCATACATACCACCATTGCATTAAAATTAATAAGTTTATCAATAATATCAATATAAGGATGTAGAGTACTAGCCCTTATTACGGACAACCCTAATCGATTTCGCAATAGCGGTTTATTATACTTTTTTAACTTTTTTGTCAAAGAACTAAATTTTTTAGTATTTTTTATATTTTATTTTTAATATGAGTTATCTAAGGAAGCTCCCGCAAACAAAGATATGTAATTTGTAGACGAATAAGTATTCTCCATTAAATCAACACTGTCCTTACACCGCAGGCTTTTCTCTATATAGTAGGAACCTCGGTCAACATCTTTTATACATTTAGTTTCTAACATAACAAAACCAAATCTTTGCTGATTAATGTCGCTGATTATAAAATTTTTTAAACAATATTTCGATAACATTATTAAAGTTTACCAAAATCAACCCGACTTGTCAAGAGTAAATTTTAAACGTAATTCCCAAAACTCGCAATTAATTTTAGTACTCAACGATTCTGTACATTAACATTTATATTGCTTTCAAAACATTTATTTACAATGAGTTACAATAAGACCTCGGGATATAAGTTCTGTTCCCTTTTCTGATAGCTTTTAGATAAAATTTTTTCTTTTTTATTTGTTAATTGATTTACCAAGAGGGGTATTAGTCAAATAGAAAATTCTGCAAGCATACCCGGTAAATTACTTGACTTAATCAAACAGGGAATGATGGTATATATACGGAGATTTTTAACGATACATTTTATATTACGAGTAAACACAAGGATTTCTTAACAACGGGATAGACAAAATTTAGCGATTCGATGTTTTCTGAGATAATGGGATATTTCCCTGGAAGGGAATTGGTTGAAGTTGTTTCATCGTTTGTCTATTATTCGTAAAGGCTACACAGAAATGGGTTAATTCTTTTAATCTCGGAAAACTTTCCCCAATCGCCATGTCCTGGATAAACAATCGTATCATCAGAAAGTAGTAGTTGTAAGCGCTTCAATGATAAAATCATTTTTTCTTCAGAAGCGTTAGGAAAATCTGTTCTTCCGATAGAATCAAAAAATAATGTATCACCAGTAAAAGCAATTTTTTCACCAATAAGACAAATTCCACCTTTAGTATGTCCTGGTGTATGATAAACTTTCAATTCTACTTCCCCTACTTTAATAATATCACCTTCATTTAGCAAAACATCTGCAGGCGGAGAAGAAACATACTCTCCCATCAAAAGAGAAAGATTTTGCGATGGGTGGATTAGCAAGTCCGCATCGTCTTTGTGAATATATATTTTAGCTCCGGTTAATTCTTTGATTGTTTTATTAGCGCCAATATGGTCAACATGTCCATGGGTATTAATAATATATTTTATCATGCCTGGTAAAGTAGAAGCAGTATTAATAATTCGAGTTGCTTCAAAACCCGGGTCAATGACTGCAATTTCATCAACTGAATGCAACAGATAGCAATTTGTCATCATCTCTCCGACTGTAATTTGGATAACCTTACTCATTTTATCAACTCATCTCTCTGTAACTATTTTCAAGTCTTAATAAAAGTTTTTTCCATCTAAGCCCAGCACTAAATCCACCTAACGAACCATCTTTTTTAACTACTCGATGACAGGGAATAATGATTGGTATAGGATTATTTGCCAATGCTTGTCCTACAGCACGACTCGCATTTGGTTTTCCAACTCTTGAAGCCAGTTCTGAATAGTTAATAGTTTTACCATAAGGAATTTTCCTGGTCTCTTTCAAGACCTTTTGCGTAAAAATTGGTAGAGTACTGATATCGTAATTAATATCAAATTCGACACTTTCACCAAGAAAATACCTCTTAAGATCTGGTATAATTTTTTTTATATATGCATTCTGGATTATTTTATTAGCAGAAATTTTTTTTAGATATATACCTAAAATTATTTTAGAAATTCCCCTCTGATTAGTCTCAACCCCAATATTCCCGAATTTAGTTTTTAGAATATACATTTTTACTATTTATCCGGAAAAATATCGATTGGTTGTTACGGTAAATTATGAAATTAGGCTTGAGCTGCAACTGCGCGTTTGCCAGCCTTTTTACGAACATATTCACCTTTATACCGAATACCTTTGCCTTGATAAACATCCGGTGGTCTAATTGCGCGAATTTCCGCAGCAACTTCTCCGACTAACTGTTTATCAATTCCTTTTATCGTAATTTCGGTCATCTGTTCTTTGGGGTCTTCAGGATTAGGGATTTGTTGCAAATCGACACTAATTTCTTTAGGAATAGGAAAATCCACTGGATGCGAAAACCCCACAAAGATTTGTAATCCATCTTTTGTCTTTTGGGCTCGATAACCAGTACCTCGAATCTCTAATTTTTTCTCATAGCCTTGCGTAACACCGATTATCATATTCTTAATTAATGCCCGCATTGTACCAATAAAACGCATTACATCAGACTTCTTCCCCAACACAGAAATCTCATTATCTTTAATTTCCACTATAGTTAATGGGTGTAAGTTCAATTCCAAAGTTCCTAATGGACCTTTAACTCGCAAAAGCGAGTTATTTGAATCGGTCTCGACATTTACACCTTTTGGTATTATAATTGGTTTTAATTTTTTTGCCATAACCTCAATTATACTCGAAATTTAGGATTCGTCAAGAATAATTTATTTTATCTGTCTCTCGCCTCAGTTCTATAAATCGTAGTATCTTTTTTCAATTTCTTTCATCGATACTCTACCAAATGCAATAACCCCTACAGATTTCTTTAATTCTATTAATTATATGTCTTTAGAGTTGACTTAACATATTTTTTTAGTATTATATTTGATATTATAAATATTTTAGAGATTTATGGAGGCAAAATGTTAAAAGAATTTGTTAATGAGCCTTTAACTGATTTTACTAAAGATGAAAATATTAAAATGATGACCGAGGCTTTGACAAAAGTTAGTCAGGCATTCGGTAAAGAGTATGATTTAATCGTAGATGGTAAATTTATTAAGGCAAAAGATAAATTTAACTCTTATAATCCTTCTCAAAAAGACGAAGTCCTCGGCGTCTTTCAAAAGGCATCAGAAAAAGAAGCAGAAACAGCAATGGAGGTAGCATTAAAACGATTTGAGGTTTGGAAATTCTTTTCAGCTAAAGAAAGAGCACTAATCTTACTTCGAGCAGCAAACATTATGCGTCAACGAAAATTTGAAATGAGTGCAACAATGGTTTATGAAGTAGGTAAAAACTGGATGGAAGCCGATGCTGACACGGCTGAAGCCATTGACTTTTTAGAGTTCTATGCCCGTGAAGCAATTCGATATGCTCAAGACCAACCATTAACTCCTTATCCAGGCGAATTTTGTGAACTTAAATATATTCCCTTAGGTGTTGGAATTGTAATCCCGCCGTGGAATTTTCCTTTGGCAATTTTATGCGGTATGACTTCGGCAGCAGTAGTTACCGGAAATACTGTGATATTAAAACCTTCGAGTGACGCACCATTAATTGCCTATAAATTTATGGAGATAATGATGGAGGCCGGTATTCCTGATGGTGTAATAAATTTCGTAACCGGACCAGGTTCAATCGCTGGAAATTATCTGGTCTCCCACCCCAAAACACGATTTATTGCATTTACCGGTTCTAAACAAGTTGGCTTAGGCATCGTAGAATTAGCCGGCAAAACCCAACCTGGCCAGATTTGGATTAAACGCGTCATTGCTGAAATGGGCGGTAAAGATTTTATTATTATTGATAATGAAGCAAACCTAAAAGATGCCCTACCAGGAGTCATTGCTTCCGCTTTTGGATTTCAAGGTCAAAAATGCTCAGCCTGTTCTCGGTTGATTGTGCACCAAGATGTTTATGACGAATTTATTTCAATGGTCAGCGATGCGGTAAAAAAGATTAAAGTCGGTCCAACAAAAAATCAAGAAAACTATATGGGACCTGTGATAAATGCTTCTGCTTATAAATCTATTATGGAATATATTGAAATCGGCAAGAAAGAAGGCAAACTTGTTGCCGGAGGGAAAGAATCACTTTTAGCCCAAACCGGATATTTTATTGAACCCACAGTATTTGTTGATGTTTCACCTAATGCACGGATTGCCCAAGAAGAAATTTTCGGCCCAGTTTTAGCAATAATCAAAGCAAAAGATTTCGAGCACTCTATTGACATTGCTAATAATACTGAATACGGTCTAACCGGAGCATTTTATTCTCGGAACCGTGACAAAATTGCAAAAGCCAAAAAGTTACTTCATTGCGGAAATCTTTATATAAATCGCAAATGTACTGGCGCATTAGTTGGTGTCCATCCATTTGGTGGCTTTAATATGTCAGGGACAGACTCTAAAGCCGGCGGCAGAGATTATTTAAGTCTATTCCTACAAGCCAAATCAATTGCCGAAAAATTATAAAATTATGAAGTCATAAAATTTAGGAAATAAAAAATAAATCTGCATCCTCAGATTTAATTAATTAACTAAAGAGGTGTGAAAATGAATCCGAAAAGAAAGAAAGTTATCATTATGGGAGCCGCAGGCAGAGACTTCCATAATTTTAATGTATTTTTTAGAGATAATGAAGACTATGAAGTAGTGGCATTTACTGCAACACAGATTCCTAATATTGACAATCGGACCTATCCTCCAGAACTAGCAGGCAGATTATACCCCCAAGGCATTCCAATTTATCCCGAAGAAAAACTTTCCGAATTAATTAAAAAGCATCGTATCGATATTGTGGTCTTCGCATATTCTGATGTCTCTCTTCATCATGTAATGAATAAAGGCAGTGAAGTTTTGGCTAATCGAGCAGATTACTGGTTATTAGGCCCACGCTCTACCCAATTAAAAGCAAAGAAAACCGTGATTGCTGTGGGTGCGGTGCGAACTGGTGCCGGCAAAAGTCAAACCACTCGTCGCATCACAGAAATCCTATCAGAAATGGGTAAAAGATTCTGCGTTGTCCGACATCCAATGCCTTATGGCGATTTGACTCAACAGATTGTCCAACGCTTTGAGCAATTGTCCGATTTAGACAAATACCATTGTACTATTGAAGAACGCGAAGAATATGAACCTCACCTTCTTAAAGGCACCACAGTCTTTGCCGGCGTTGATTATGAAAAAATTCTTGAACAGGCAGAAAAAGATTTTGATGTTATCGTCTGGGACGGTGGCAATAACGACTTTCCGTTCTATAAACCGAACCTCTTAATTGTTGTTGTTGACCCATTAAGACCAGGTCACGAAATAAATTATTATCCTGGAAGCGTCCTGTTTCGTTCCGCCCAGGTCATCGTTATCAATAAGATGGATTCAGCCAATCCTTCTAATGTTGCGATTATTAAGGATAATCTAAATAAATATAATCCAGA
This genomic interval from candidate division WOR-3 bacterium contains the following:
- a CDS encoding cyclic 2,3-diphosphoglycerate synthase, translated to MNPKRKKVIIMGAAGRDFHNFNVFFRDNEDYEVVAFTATQIPNIDNRTYPPELAGRLYPQGIPIYPEEKLSELIKKHRIDIVVFAYSDVSLHHVMNKGSEVLANRADYWLLGPRSTQLKAKKTVIAVGAVRTGAGKSQTTRRITEILSEMGKRFCVVRHPMPYGDLTQQIVQRFEQLSDLDKYHCTIEEREEYEPHLLKGTTVFAGVDYEKILEQAEKDFDVIVWDGGNNDFPFYKPNLLIVVVDPLRPGHEINYYPGSVLFRSAQVIVINKMDSANPSNVAIIKDNLNKYNPDAIVVEAHSLLTISDAEMIKGKRVLVIEDGPTLTHGEMQYGAGMVAAQRYGASEVIEPLPFATGSILEAYEKYPHLKKCLPALGYSPTQIEELEETINNTPADIVIEATPVNLSQVLKVNKPIVNVEYQLKEISKPDLKEIIINFFSKNK
- the pruA gene encoding L-glutamate gamma-semialdehyde dehydrogenase → MLKEFVNEPLTDFTKDENIKMMTEALTKVSQAFGKEYDLIVDGKFIKAKDKFNSYNPSQKDEVLGVFQKASEKEAETAMEVALKRFEVWKFFSAKERALILLRAANIMRQRKFEMSATMVYEVGKNWMEADADTAEAIDFLEFYAREAIRYAQDQPLTPYPGEFCELKYIPLGVGIVIPPWNFPLAILCGMTSAAVVTGNTVILKPSSDAPLIAYKFMEIMMEAGIPDGVINFVTGPGSIAGNYLVSHPKTRFIAFTGSKQVGLGIVELAGKTQPGQIWIKRVIAEMGGKDFIIIDNEANLKDALPGVIASAFGFQGQKCSACSRLIVHQDVYDEFISMVSDAVKKIKVGPTKNQENYMGPVINASAYKSIMEYIEIGKKEGKLVAGGKESLLAQTGYFIEPTVFVDVSPNARIAQEEIFGPVLAIIKAKDFEHSIDIANNTEYGLTGAFYSRNRDKIAKAKKLLHCGNLYINRKCTGALVGVHPFGGFNMSGTDSKAGGRDYLSLFLQAKSIAEKL
- a CDS encoding MBL fold metallo-hydrolase, with the translated sequence MSKVIQITVGEMMTNCYLLHSVDEIAVIDPGFEATRIINTASTLPGMIKYIINTHGHVDHIGANKTIKELTGAKIYIHKDDADLLIHPSQNLSLLMGEYVSSPPADVLLNEGDIIKVGEVELKVYHTPGHTKGGICLIGEKIAFTGDTLFFDSIGRTDFPNASEEKMILSLKRLQLLLSDDTIVYPGHGDWGKFSEIKRINPFLCSLYE
- the rplF gene encoding 50S ribosomal protein L6 — its product is MAKKLKPIIIPKGVNVETDSNNSLLRVKGPLGTLELNLHPLTIVEIKDNEISVLGKKSDVMRFIGTMRALIKNMIIGVTQGYEKKLEIRGTGYRAQKTKDGLQIFVGFSHPVDFPIPKEISVDLQQIPNPEDPKEQMTEITIKGIDKQLVGEVAAEIRAIRPPDVYQGKGIRYKGEYVRKKAGKRAVAAQA